The genome window CGTGGTAGTAATGTATGTCGTGATGTTCAATTAAGTTTTTTAGATTTTGGAGATATAATTAAAGGTACAGATAAATCTAACGACAACAATTCGAAAGAGACGGAGGATAATTTGAAAGCTATTTTTGAACAAATAAGAGATGAGTGGAAAAAAGGTAATGGTGGTGACACAAAATATGATGACAACGGTTCGTATGGATTGGGCCAACTACGTTCAGATTGGTgggaaaagaataaaaacgATATATGGAAAGCATTCAATTGTGGCAACCCATGTGGTAGTATACCACAGGATAATCGTTCTCAGTTTTTGCGATGGTTCGACGAGTGGTCCACAGAATTTTGTCACGAAAAAAAATGGATGCAACAATTGGTGGATACTGGATGTACACATTGTGGTACAGATCATTGTGAATACACATGGTCATGGCCATCTATTTTGGAGTGGTTCAGTCCGCCTAAACCATTTTGTGATTGTAAGAATCAGTGCAAAATATATTCTAATTGGATccatggaaaaaaaaaagaattcgaaaatcaaaaaaaatattacgaCGAAAAATTAACGTTAATGGATTTTGGGAACAATGATCGTGGTGGCATTCATACTAGTGGTAAATCGACTACTAGTAGTAGTGTTCCAAACGTTGCAACATATTTGAAAGACAAAGTTAATAATTGTGGTAATGATGATTTCAACGACATTCCCAAAATGTTTTCTTCCTACCCTGATGACAAATCCAAATATAGACATAAATGTAGTAGATGTTACCCGCAACTTGAGGCGGATCTAACAGGTAAAGATGGAAATAAGACGACTGTATGTGATGTCGATAAAATATTAACTAAAGAAAATAGTAACATAATACATGAATGTAATCCACATGAACCAATATTGAAAACAAAGAAGGATGATACTTCCGATTGGTCAACTAAAAACATAAGTACGAGGTATACTCAGTTGTATGGTGATACCATTAGTAGTATTGATGTTCCACCTAGATATGACGATATATGCAAAGACACTATAAAACATGATGGCACCGATACGCGAACCAAGTACACAGATGTCCacgatttttattataataatcgtATGTTATTGTCGGAACTTATATTGGTAGCACAACATGAAGGAAAAAGTTTACGTGAGTATTATAtccataaaaatgataatagtgTTTTGTGTACGGCTGTGCAACGATCATTTGCCGATATTGCAGATATAGTTAGGGGTACGAATCTCGTGGACACGTATAATGGTAATGGTGTAGAAAAACATTTGAACGATATGTTCAAAACACTCAGAGATGAATACAAAGAACTAACATCCACGGATATATATGAGGATGATGATGATGGATTGGTGAAATTTCGCAAACATTGGTGGGAAACGAACCGCCACATGATATGGGAGGCATTCTCCTGTGGAGACCGAAACACCCAAAAGTGTGGTAGCCATATGAATATGGATAAAGTCCCGCAACTGTTACGATGGATAAGTGAATGGAGCGAAAAATTCTGTAAAGCGCAAAAGAAACAGTACGAAGATTTGAAAAATGCTTGTAGTGACTGTAGTAAAGGTAAAGGTAAAAATGGTAAGTGTGCAAAAAACACATCACTGTGTACACAATGTACTTCAGCATGTACTAAATATAGTAATTTCGTCACAAAATGGCACGAACAATggaaattatatgaaaagatGTACAGTGAATTGTACAAAAAAGGCATTAAAGTTGCCGACACTACAACTGATGATAATGTCGCATATATGCAACAACTTATAAGGGACGGTCCGACGTCTATGCTATCTGCTGCAACGTATGTGAACGCAACAATGACATCTAACGAGTGTGAAACACAAAAAGAGTTTGGAAATATTAATGGTAGTAAATATGTTTTTAGTGAGGTTCCAGAAGAGTTTGGGGCTGCATGTACGTGTGGAGAAGAAGATAAATCGCACAAGGATGATCCGGGTGGTAGTACTTCGAATGTTGTGAAACCGAAACCACCAGATATATGTGAATCTACACTGAATGGTATAAATTATGTGAAATGGGACTGTAATAGAAAAGATAATACAGGATATGGTGCATGTAGGAAAAAAGGTGAAATTTATACACCAGAAGACGTTTCTGATTTATTTAATGCATGGGTAAAATCGTTTTTGAAAGAAATTGAAACATTTGATACGAAAGTAAAAGAGTGTACAAATGGTGCTTCAAATACATGTACTAACGGTTGTCCAGATAAATGTTATTGTTATAACAAATGGATAAATAGAAGAAAAAGTGAATGGAACAAACAacaagaatattataaattgttTAATAGTAATGGACAATCTTCGTTTTCTTTAGATGACTATTTGAGTGTAGCAGTTGATGAACTTGAAAATGGTACAGGAACGGCAACAGAAAAcatgcaaaaaaaaataaatgataccCTACGAGAGGTAAATAAATGTGTAGAAAAATGTCCTAAAAAACTTGAATGTAAAGAAAAAGGGTTTGAAGCACAATGGGAGTGTGACAAAAACAACGGTAGTGGTAAAATTAGAGAGCTGTGTGTCAAAAAGGGAGACGAAGAGAAATATAACGTCGCGAATTTAAATCAAGTGGAACCAGTCAACAAATTTTATGATACGTTCAATTATTGGCTAGACGATATGGAGCGCACAATAGATGAATATCTACAGATATTGGAACAGTCGTGCCACAGtgcaaataaaaaacaaacgGCGCGGAAACAAGGGACTACGAGCATACAAAATACTAAAGAATGTATTTTTTGTAAAGACGATTGCGTATGTTATGATGCgtggaaagaaaaaattaaggaACAGTGGAATAAACAAAAAGGATACTACGAAACATACAAGAGTAAAGATGGTAGTGAAATGTCAGGTATTGATATGGATACATATTTGGAAGCAAAATGTGATTTGGACAACGTATATAGTGGAAGTACGTCATATAGTGGTGATCGCAGCAAAACATATTGCCAGAAAAAAACAACATCAACAAGTGGTAGCGGTAGTAATGGCACTATGTTTGACGAGTTTTTAGATactatgaataaaaaaaaagaaaacgtTTGCCAAAAATGTAAAGATACAGAACAAGAAACGGAAACTGCTCCAGAAAATTGTGATGATATTGATGATGCATCTGGTTGTAAGAAGAAAgaatttgtaaaaaaaacaGGAACACAAATAACAGAAACATCATGGAAATGCACTACAGGTAGTGGAGAAGTATTGGAATCTTATGTTTGTGTCCCTCCACGAGGACAAAAACTATGTATCGCAAATATGGTTGATAACCGTGGTATTAAAGATATTACTACTGAAACAGATTTggaaaagaaattaatagctgcaataaaaaaagaaacaaaactATTACACGAATACTACAAAGGCAAAAATACCTCTACTAGAGAAATACCTTCGGGATTTTGCGATGCTGTATATCGTAGTTTTAATGATTTCAAAAACCTTGTGACAGGAGAAATGTTATGGAAACCaccaaatattaaaaagttagaagataaaataaaagaaattatagaAAATGGTAGTAGTGGTGCCACAAAACGCCACGAATGGTGGAAAAATCATGAGTCTGAGTTTTGGAATGCTGTCAAATGTGGAATACAAGAAGCAAAAAAGGGTAACACAGGCAAAGAATGCCCTCGATTTATTCATGATGAGGATTACGACACACAATTTTATTGGTGGTTCAGGGAATGGGGAGACGATTTTTgctccaaaaaaaaagaaaaggcaAAAGAGGTGGCGGAGAAATGTAATGCCAGTGACGCCAAGAAGTCGTGTACTACAAATACGTCCAATATGGAAGATGGAGAGTGTAAGACTGCATGTgaagattataaaaaattgatTGAAACACATAAAGATGCGTGGAACAAATTTTCTAAACATTTTGATGATGAAGAGaaaaacaaagaaaaagataaCAAAGCCTCGTATAACAattcttcattttatttattattcaatTGTGATGATTGTAATGGAACAAATTTTGGAAAAGTATTTAAAGATACTAATATATATGGCGATTATGAAACCACATGTACTTGCATATCATCAACGTCATCACAACAACCAGGTGGAAGTACCACTGGTGTAGATCCATGTGATGATAACATTTCCACATCGAATTGTCGtaccaaaaataaaaataacaaatggAATACTACGATGATAAAAAATcctgataaatataaagtgTATGGTCCTCCACGACGTCAAAAACTCTGTTTAGGGAATTTATATGGATTAACAGGTGGAGAAAACCCAAAATTAGAATTAGAAAAAGAACTGTACGGCGCAGCTAAAATGGAGGCAAAATATTTACGGGAACAAcacaaaaatgataataccACAGCATGTAATGCCATGAAACGTAGTTTTCATGATTTTGGAGATATCATTAAAGGCACGGATATGATGAAAGGACGATTTGGTATCATGGTCGAAAAAGAATTGAACgaaatatttgaaaatagTGGTACAAGTGCTAGTGGTGGTGGAGAATCACGCGAAGAATGGTGGGATAAACATAAAGATAATGTTTGGGAAGCAATGAATTGCGACAATACATGTGGAGGTACCACCCCTAGTGATGAGAAACCTCAATTTTTGAGATGGTTAGAAGAATGGGCAGAACAAATATgcgaagaaaaaaaagaacatataaaaaatctaCAGCGCGAGTGTAAAAATGGGCACACCAATATTGATGGTAATGGTTGTGCAAAAGCAACACCTGATTGCAAAAAACAGTGTAAAGTGTACAATGATTGGATAAATGCTCATAAAAATGAATGGAAAGgacaaaaaacaaaataccAACAAATATACGATATAGTTGGTGATGTTGATGAGGACGATGTTGACGATGAATATAAAGATTATGTAAAAcctatgaaaaataaatcagATGCTAAGGAGTATATACAGTCACACTGCAAAGACAAAAATTTAGATGATGTGTTCAAAAAAATCGATCaagaatataaagaatacGAACCGTTCTGCACAGAATGTCGAATAAAAGATATTGCGGACACGgtgaagaacaaaaaaaatagtgCTTCCACTAATCCGTGTGGTGTAAGCAACAAACCTGGTAGTAAAACAACCACGAGTGTGACAGACATTGCAAAAACCTTGCAGGAAACGGCAAAGACACAAATGGAAACAAATAGTGGAAGTAGTGGTGATGGTAGTGAGAGTAAGTTGAAAGGCGATGCAGAGAAAGGTGAATACAGGAAAGGGGGCGAAGGAAGTGAGTTGAAGGACAACATATGTAGTATAAAGGAAAAGCATTCCAATGATGGTCGTGGTAAAGATTATCAAGGACCATGTACAGGAAAAGATGGCGCAGGCGTACGGTTTAAAATAGGAGAAGGATGGAAAAGTGGTGGCACAATAGGTACCAAAGATGATGTCTATTTACCTCCTAGA of Plasmodium sp. gorilla clade G2 genome assembly, chromosome: 4 contains these proteins:
- a CDS encoding erythrocyte membrane protein 1, PfEMP1, putative is translated as MGNEISGRQYDVSKNYNIPLDQLQKWYHEHYINFLKKEIADKTWQNGKYKEHMKDGSGRAISDRHDKFCKWKEIQREIFEATLDNHRFLLYSWEERAKKFIDEAEVENRFSGKTCDKDSTQAIDDSSSSTGTSNTSKTINLGICLPKRRENINKKLYNVRNLIENINKGDGSESSKAQIAATTLIGSLALQTENEIENLFRKNAHNTDHICKLLGRTYADYKDISKGKDVVEHHVSENVQKLLEDIVKKIGGETKMEEIWKTHFKDTIEKKLKEVNNSKKGPNTQNTCTLDRSEDQTPQCLRYMQEFLEEFLEQKTMIERLLEKRCKNKTSRNNVNCNIYCTEFQKFLKGRKDCYEKYKTECQKNLQNHNQYSQKDVYEQEVKDIEKKIIKRSGCVNICESGHDVKLDPLFDGNNPDTNKSYFCHCEKGKRRNNEPEQCKKQTTSAVLSLEGDWKQGIHKNNKNTPNVPSSVCDLQFGDHNSTGGVGEDPCGGVYSNSSWNCNDTVHEGICMPPRRHKICISNIRKLKENDIRDMNSHKLLLEVMLAAKSQAVHLRNNYTKDKHRYQRGSNVCRDVQLSFLDFGDIIKGTDKSNDNNSKETEDNLKAIFEQIRDEWKKGNGGDTKYDDNGSYGLGQLRSDWWEKNKNDIWKAFNCGNPCGSIPQDNRSQFLRWFDEWSTEFCHEKKWMQQLVDTGCTHCGTDHCEYTWSWPSILEWFSPPKPFCDCKNQCKIYSNWIHGKKKEFENQKKYYDEKLTLMDFGNNDRGGIHTSGKSTTSSSVPNVATYLKDKVNNCGNDDFNDIPKMFSSYPDDKSKYRHKCSRCYPQLEADLTGKDGNKTTVCDVDKILTKENSNIIHECNPHEPILKTKKDDTSDWSTKNISTRYTQLYGDTISSIDVPPRYDDICKDTIKHDGTDTRTKYTDVHDFYYNNRMLLSELILVAQHEGKSLREYYIHKNDNSVLCTAVQRSFADIADIVRGTNLVDTYNGNGVEKHLNDMFKTLRDEYKELTSTDIYEDDDDGLVKFRKHWWETNRHMIWEAFSCGDRNTQKCGSHMNMDKVPQLLRWISEWSEKFCKAQKKQYEDLKNACSDCSKGKGKNGKCAKNTSLCTQCTSACTKYSNFVTKWHEQWKLYEKMYSELYKKGIKVADTTTDDNVAYMQQLIRDGPTSMLSAATYVNATMTSNECETQKEFGNINGSKYVFSEVPEEFGAACTCGEEDKSHKDDPGGSTSNVVKPKPPDICESTLNGINYVKWDCNRKDNTGYGACRKKGEIYTPEDVSDLFNAWVKSFLKEIETFDTKVKECTNGASNTCTNGCPDKCYCYNKWINRRKSEWNKQQEYYKLFNSNGQSSFSLDDYLSVAVDELENGTGTATENMQKKINDTLREVNKCVEKCPKKLECKEKGFEAQWECDKNNGSGKIRELCVKKGDEEKYNVANLNQVEPVNKFYDTFNYWLDDMERTIDEYLQILEQSCHSANKKQTARKQGTTSIQNTKECIFCKDDCVCYDAWKEKIKEQWNKQKGYYETYKSKDGSEMSGIDMDTYLEAKCDLDNVYSGSTSYSGDRSKTYCQKKTTSTSGSGSNGTMFDEFLDTMNKKKENVCQKCKDTEQETETAPENCDDIDDASGCKKKEFVKKTGTQITETSWKCTTGSGEVLESYVCVPPRGQKLCIANMVDNRGIKDITTETDLEKKLIAAIKKETKLLHEYYKGKNTSTREIPSGFCDAVYRSFNDFKNLVTGEMLWKPPNIKKLEDKIKEIIENGSSGATKRHEWWKNHESEFWNAVKCGIQEAKKGNTGKECPRFIHDEDYDTQFYWWFREWGDDFCSKKKEKAKEVAEKCNASDAKKSCTTNTSNMEDGECKTACEDYKKLIETHKDAWNKFSKHFDDEEKNKEKDNKASYNNSSFYLLFNCDDCNGTNFGKVFKDTNIYGDYETTCTCISSTSSQQPGGSTTGVDPCDDNISTSNCRTKNKNNKWNTTMIKNPDKYKVYGPPRRQKLCLGNLYGLTGGENPKLELEKELYGAAKMEAKYLREQHKNDNTTACNAMKRSFHDFGDIIKGTDMMKGRFGIMVEKELNEIFENSGTSASGGGESREEWWDKHKDNVWEAMNCDNTCGGTTPSDEKPQFLRWLEEWAEQICEEKKEHIKNLQRECKNGHTNIDGNGCAKATPDCKKQCKVYNDWINAHKNEWKGQKTKYQQIYDIVGDVDEDDVDDEYKDYVKPMKNKSDAKEYIQSHCKDKNLDDVFKKIDQEYKEYEPFCTECRIKDIADTVKNKKNSASTNPCGVSNKPGSKTTTSVTDIAKTLQETAKTQMETNSGSSGDGSESKLKGDAEKGEYRKGGEGSELKDNICSIKEKHSNDGRGKDYQGPCTGKDGAGVRFKIGEGWKSGGTIGTKDDVYLPPRREHICTSNLENLNTNSDGLKGSNASNSLLGDILLAAKMDAQKIIELYKQNNDPDGHNDPKDQETMCREIKYSFADIGDIIKGTDLWEENGDAKKLQTNLQNVFSTIKSTLKEKGKYDDSDTNHTKLRQDWWEANREKVWEAMKCATKSSNIQCDDKNSIPVDDYIPQRLRWMTEWAEWFCKAQQQEYEKLMKVCESCKGINADGKCKECKDCKAACGTYKNFINKWRPQWEAQSKKYKELYDKEKQNVSSTSGTTDEKDVVEFLKQLHEKNNGNTTYSTAAGYVHQERKTMDCNTQKVFCNITNGVEHTNGTIDEYAFRDPPHEYDKACNCVEDPPPEPPPPPPPEPAQPQPANPNQDSSSQGNSSPGGAGQPGVKPNVVPDSGSGKPGDGAPNPSAPAAGGKDGGGRAQPDSGGSSGPPGSPPSKPDSSGSGNVAPSPNPSTPGSDPGKDGGAPSPGGQPSSPGPGGGSGNPGSGGTGKNPQGGGTNPGGTGGGGSSGSSSSSSSSSSSSSSSNSNSGGGGSGGKKGGGGSGTGNWYRYNPRYQKPVIIKPPGTPNISKEQLEACPLDQTVCTQISTSSCNSTKRHHHLDDWNTLDLKERDGRNQGVIIPPRRKHICFQSIIASGGRGIKDEKEFKRAILKSAASEAKYLSELYGNNSKKALEAMKYSFADIGNIIKGDDMVDDMRSRYVKEIFERINKNSTPNKSTTPPTITGKDWWETNKQQVWNVMMCHYNGDDKDKKCKEYDTIDKTPQFLRWLTEWAQQFCIEKVNEAKNVVVQNKCLVKINGVESIEKISDQHCKYQLGEYRNWYAKRKVQWDGLKDQYTQRFQNGAPTSSGITKPKEKNANEYVKKQCTECDCEINALDDLFKKNMENKQLLKTLTNTAKTDATDPIKTIDPFSAITNLVDNLSNITSQVANKVITNPEIFVQGIINSAVDNTFKTLAQAKDIVEKMQKIQEQKNSPTPAPVPPPPSEPIPPSTPTTSSPEIIVGPVVGAVAASILGIMLYKVIIFVCLCGYIPKPYPNKHRHIYLLPEYIYK